The proteins below come from a single Triticum aestivum cultivar Chinese Spring chromosome 5D, IWGSC CS RefSeq v2.1, whole genome shotgun sequence genomic window:
- the LOC123121819 gene encoding dof zinc finger protein MNB1A yields MQPHRKMLLHLRWTAGPAPPTGPLKSHPAAPHTHVRATQTKRLVRPFLSLPPPPIDQGQLALSLVGGMQEPGRRPFAGAVDLRRPKGYPAPSATPQPQAEAGAGDAHGDPCPRCESRDTKFCYYNNYNTSQPRHYCKSCRRYWTKGGTLRNVPVGGGSRKSSSSSSSSSSSPKRAKNSKRRRVAPAAPPEPEAEHDADASAAAAVAARTKEAAATTEDVTTADDPAAAPAADGCFAFTAGEPDAPPAAEGCFTFLASELDAPPAAEGDRGLAFTAAEPDAPPAADGDGGLAFTDHPSVALGLGVADDAGGKELADPSPFEWPSGCDLGSYWVAGVFADTDPALFLSPP; encoded by the coding sequence ATGCAGCCGCACCGTAAAATGCTGCTCCACTTGAGATGGACGGCTGGACCTGCTCCACCGACCGGCCCCCTTAAGAGCCACCCCGCCGCACCGCACACGCACGTTCGAGCTACGCAAACCAAACGCCTCGTCCGTCCGTTCCTTTCCCTCCCTCCACCGCCGATCGATCAGGGCCAGCTCGCTCTCTCGTTGGTTGGTGGCATGCAGGAGCCCGGGCGGCGGCCGTTCGCCGGCGCCGTCGACCTGCGCCGGCCCAAGGGCTACCCGGCGCCGTCGGCGACCCCGCAGCCGCAggcggaggcgggggcgggggATGCGCACGGTGACCCCTGCCCGCGGTGCGAGTCGCGGGACACCAAGTTCTGCTACTACAACAACTACAACACCTCCCAGCCGCGCCACTACTGCAAGTCCTGCCGCCGCTACTGGACCAAGGGCGGCACCCTCCGCAACGTCCCCGTCGGCGGCGGCTCGCGCAagagctcctcctcgtcgtcgtcgtcttcgtccaGCCCCAAGCGCGCCAAGAACTCCAAGCGCCGCCGCGTCGCGCCGGCCGCGCCCCCGGAGCCCGAGGCCGAGCACGACGCCGACGCCTCAGCCGCAGCCGCCGTCGCCGCGAGGACGAAGGAGGCCGCGGCCACCACCGAGGACGTGACAACAGCTGACGATCCCGCCGCAGCCCCTGCGGCCGACGGGTGTTTCGCTTTCAcggccggcgagcccgacgcgccACCTGCGGCGGAAGGGTGTTTCACTTTCTTGGCCAGCGAGCTCGACGCGCCACCCGCGGCGGAGGGAGACAGGGGTTTGGCTTTCACGGCCGCCGAGCCGGACGCGCCACCCGCGGCGGACGGAGACGGGGGCCTCGCTTTCACCGATCACCCGTCGGTGGCGCTCGGGCTCGGCGTGGCGGACGACGCCGGCGGGAAGGAGCTGGCGGACCCGAGCCCGTTCGAGTGGCCGTCGGGCTGCGACCTGGGGTCCTACTGGGTGGCCGGCGTGTTCGCCGACACCGATCCGGCGCTGTTCCTCAGCCCGCCGTGA